A part of Helicobacter himalayensis genomic DNA contains:
- a CDS encoding polysaccharide deacetylase family protein yields the protein MKNIPIIKYEHIRDMADSHSIRVKEFESQIAYLKKRGYEFLSLDEFSARKMQKEPLNEKCVLVIFEGGWRDFYENAYPILKHFWAKAGVFIATEWIEESSIQALKEPNMADSHLSHNEAILALAQNPRSVVCTWEELRVCSGLISFGSMTHTYQLSNFVRKPWHEDAKLSKDLIAKNLKSNTTHLLWPRGQWDQNLLRTAKTLGFASFYTAQNGTNFQGTSLEANNIITPTNSLFTLKKQLFVYSSSLSLKLFRWLL from the coding sequence ATGAAAAATATTCCAATCATTAAATACGAACATATCCGCGATATGGCGGATTCTCACAGCATAAGAGTGAAGGAGTTTGAATCTCAAATCGCCTATCTTAAGAAAAGGGGCTATGAGTTTTTAAGTCTTGATGAGTTTAGCGCGCGTAAAATGCAAAAAGAGCCTTTGAATGAAAAATGTGTGCTTGTGATTTTTGAAGGTGGGTGGAGAGATTTTTATGAAAATGCCTATCCGATTTTAAAGCATTTTTGGGCGAAGGCGGGCGTTTTCATCGCGACAGAATGGATTGAGGAATCTAGTATTCAAGCGCTCAAAGAGCCAAATATGGCGGATTCTCACTTGTCGCATAATGAAGCGATTTTAGCCCTAGCGCAAAATCCACGTAGTGTGGTTTGCACTTGGGAAGAATTGCGCGTATGTAGTGGGCTTATCAGCTTTGGATCGATGACGCATACTTATCAGCTCTCAAACTTTGTGCGTAAGCCGTGGCACGAGGACGCAAAGCTTTCAAAAGATTTGATTGCTAAGAATCTTAAGAGTAATACTACACATCTTTTATGGCCTCGTGGGCAGTGGGACCAAAACCTCCTGCGCACAGCCAAAACACTTGGATTCGCTAGCTTTTACACCGCGCAAAATGGCACAAACTTCCAAGGCACAAGCCTTGAAGCAAACAACATCATCACGCCCACAAATAGCCTCTTTACGCTCAAAAAGCAAC
- the flgL gene encoding flagellar hook-associated protein FlgL codes for MRITFGTKYNQMNYYQSTMQQKLSDINTKIASGLKIQYGYQDSSVFNQNLKLEYEELTLDQGIDNSNTAYTRTLNTDKALSELSETALQFNTKLIQAANDIHSPASREAIARDLEKLKEHMLSIANTSIGGEFLFAGSNVKIRPFTENGEYKGNDERLETLISSNNLMPYNITGQELFFGRDSDSCKSITTNIRKLNQSKLNPDIMDRIRRGDIPEEVYIKEGDTLRDLIGDDDRDTTNNGKEFFYMRGVRPDGTSFKSKFSFDVGYSDEKNATRVQDLLEKIGREFGNTTKNKVVDVRMNYWGEIEIKNLDPGNANIDFHLISSNADVENVDDLQKMGARVTSFQKSPFLGSYTQSHLESVRDNYDHRISTLPSAFLTKDNVPATLTTRIRDIFPPEIDTLIFAGTRPNTNDGKVDSAPIENLQINIDDNMQVRDLLKAISLHFGGKLEGEIINGELTFRDNNVRNRDTDMLEPPFNGESGFSINLTTFSRGMESQGIRNDYKMEYDRVSFENRGSKLISNVQQILKGGMGFATDETKLSEVAGGSIDGQVYNLDLSDHNGIPIFAKVEFSNAQGSFLVLPNPDFDPTKPESAELRIPLYNPHDEPPAINLTKADDVTYRQLMDSIGIALNFTNKDSQSYLNTLLQDGTPTQEGKKAYEELIKAYKSRMEVELTPQGKMEIKDTMRSISRMQFMIYNAQSNEFSDDALRNHRSFLTFNANNALTIDQPDVSIFEGIDEIITAVRSGIYRPDNFGENYTPNMRNIGIQNSIELFGHFSNHIEKMIAQNGAHGRSFQNAIRRNEVLKVQIASIKSDNIGTDVAQTYNHFSNLTTNYNAVLSSTSRINQMSLVNYL; via the coding sequence ATGCGTATCACTTTTGGCACAAAATATAATCAAATGAACTACTATCAATCCACTATGCAGCAAAAGCTCTCAGACATCAATACAAAAATTGCCTCTGGTTTAAAAATCCAATATGGCTACCAAGATAGCTCGGTTTTCAATCAGAATCTAAAGCTTGAATACGAGGAACTCACGCTCGATCAAGGGATTGACAACTCAAATACCGCCTACACACGTACGCTTAATACCGACAAAGCCTTAAGCGAACTTTCAGAAACTGCCCTGCAATTTAATACAAAGCTTATCCAAGCGGCAAATGATATTCACTCACCTGCCTCACGCGAGGCGATTGCAAGGGATTTGGAAAAACTTAAAGAGCATATGCTAAGTATCGCAAATACTTCTATCGGTGGGGAATTTCTCTTTGCAGGAAGCAATGTAAAAATCCGCCCATTTACGGAAAATGGTGAGTATAAAGGCAACGACGAAAGACTTGAGACGCTTATAAGCTCAAATAATCTTATGCCTTATAACATTACCGGACAAGAGTTATTTTTCGGGCGAGATTCTGATAGTTGTAAAAGTATCACAACAAATATCCGCAAACTTAATCAAAGCAAGCTCAACCCCGACATAATGGATAGAATCCGCCGCGGCGACATACCTGAAGAAGTGTATATCAAGGAAGGCGACACCTTGCGTGATTTGATAGGTGATGATGACAGAGATACGACAAATAATGGCAAGGAATTTTTCTATATGCGTGGTGTGCGCCCAGATGGCACGAGCTTTAAGAGTAAATTTTCCTTTGATGTGGGTTATAGTGATGAAAAAAATGCCACACGCGTGCAGGACTTGCTGGAAAAAATCGGCAGAGAATTTGGCAATACAACAAAAAATAAAGTCGTTGATGTGCGTATGAATTATTGGGGTGAGATTGAAATCAAAAACCTTGACCCGGGTAACGCAAACATTGATTTTCACCTCATCTCAAGCAATGCGGATGTAGAAAATGTAGATGATTTACAAAAAATGGGTGCGCGCGTTACAAGCTTCCAAAAAAGCCCATTTTTAGGCTCATACACGCAAAGCCATTTAGAATCTGTGCGCGATAATTACGACCATAGAATCTCCACTTTGCCTAGTGCTTTCCTCACCAAAGACAATGTGCCAGCCACGCTCACAACAAGGATTAGGGATATTTTCCCACCTGAAATTGATACACTCATCTTTGCAGGCACGCGCCCAAACACAAATGATGGTAAGGTAGATTCTGCGCCGATTGAGAATCTGCAAATAAACATCGATGATAATATGCAGGTGCGCGACTTACTAAAGGCTATCAGCCTGCATTTTGGTGGAAAACTAGAGGGCGAAATCATCAACGGCGAACTAACTTTTAGGGATAATAATGTGCGCAATAGAGATACTGATATGCTCGAGCCGCCTTTTAATGGAGAGAGTGGCTTTAGTATCAATCTCACGACTTTTTCGCGTGGTATGGAAAGTCAAGGCATACGCAATGACTACAAAATGGAGTACGACAGAGTGAGCTTTGAAAATCGTGGCTCTAAGCTTATTTCAAATGTGCAGCAGATTCTTAAAGGAGGTATGGGCTTTGCCACTGATGAGACGAAGCTTTCTGAAGTTGCAGGGGGAAGCATTGATGGGCAGGTATATAATCTTGACTTAAGCGATCATAACGGCATTCCAATCTTTGCAAAAGTAGAATTTAGCAATGCGCAAGGCTCGTTTCTTGTATTACCAAATCCAGACTTTGACCCTACAAAGCCAGAAAGCGCCGAGCTTAGAATCCCGCTTTATAATCCCCACGATGAGCCACCAGCGATAAATCTCACAAAGGCTGATGATGTAACTTACCGCCAGCTTATGGATTCCATAGGTATCGCACTAAATTTCACAAACAAAGATTCTCAAAGCTATCTAAACACGCTCTTGCAAGATGGCACACCAACACAGGAGGGCAAAAAAGCCTATGAGGAGCTTATCAAAGCGTATAAAAGTCGTATGGAAGTCGAACTCACGCCACAGGGCAAAATGGAGATAAAAGACACAATGCGCTCAATCTCACGAATGCAATTTATGATTTACAACGCGCAAAGCAATGAGTTTTCCGATGATGCCTTGCGCAATCATCGCAGTTTTCTTACTTTTAACGCAAATAATGCGCTGACAATCGACCAGCCTGATGTGAGTATTTTCGAAGGGATTGATGAGATTATTACTGCGGTGCGTAGCGGAATCTACCGCCCTGACAACTTTGGGGAAAACTACACCCCAAATATGCGCAATATTGGGATTCAAAACAGCATCGAGCTTTTTGGGCATTTTAGTAACCATATCGAAAAGATGATTGCTCAAAATGGCGCGCATGGCAGGAGTTTTCAAAACGCTATCCGCCGCAATGAAGTGCTAAAAGTGCAAATTGCCTCAATCAAAAGTGATAACATAGGCACAGATGTCGCGCAAACTTATAATCATTTCTCAAATCTCACAACAAACTATAATGCCGTGCTTTCCTCTACAAGCCGCATTAATCAAATGTCGCTGGTGAATTACCTATGA